In one Vulgatibacter incomptus genomic region, the following are encoded:
- a CDS encoding AbrB/MazE/SpoVT family DNA-binding domain-containing protein — protein MNLTLVPVGNSIGVILPREVLERLRVEQGGHLYLVETPRGIELTPFDPDFAEQMDAAERMMREDRDVLSKLAK, from the coding sequence ATGAACCTCACGCTCGTACCGGTAGGCAACTCGATCGGCGTGATCCTCCCCCGCGAGGTCCTTGAGCGACTTCGAGTCGAGCAAGGCGGCCATCTCTATCTGGTCGAGACGCCGCGCGGCATTGAGCTCACGCCGTTCGATCCGGATTTCGCCGAGCAGATGGATGCCGCGGAACGAATGATGCGAGAGGACCGCGATGTCCTCAGCAAGCTCGCCAAATGA
- a CDS encoding MFS transporter: MFGSGRAALCIGVVMSVSLVAFEAMSVATIMPVASNYLGGLGGYGWAFSAFMLANVVGTIATGQAADARGPSAPFAAGLVVAAAGLLVAGLATSWPMFVVGRALQGLGGGAVMTTGYLTVRLGFPERLRARVLALISSAWVVPALVGPAVAGVLADRWSWRYVFVGLVPLLLAAAALMLPSLRKLGGATGARLDPHVLVRAVQLAAGVGLLLAGLQGRGWHGAALLIAGIGLAVAAARHLLPSGTLLAAPGLPAGLLTRGLLCFCYFGAEAFLPLGLTSLRGLSPGGAGLALSAAACTWFGGTWLSARLDAMFGSEGRRLRVIGGFLVTAIGVIGMAAGVLTSTLPIAAVMAFWALGALGMGLVYPTLSVIVLGLAPAGQEGRASSSLNFAENVGIAMGAGFASAAVDWTHALGWSQHGSIGVAYLVVIVPGLLGIVTAFRVFRAPSLVRAA, encoded by the coding sequence ATGTTCGGCTCGGGGCGTGCCGCGCTCTGCATTGGCGTGGTGATGAGCGTCTCGCTGGTCGCCTTCGAGGCGATGTCGGTGGCGACGATCATGCCGGTCGCCTCGAACTATCTGGGGGGACTGGGCGGCTACGGCTGGGCCTTCAGCGCCTTCATGTTGGCGAACGTGGTGGGGACGATCGCGACCGGGCAGGCGGCCGACGCTCGAGGGCCGAGCGCTCCGTTCGCAGCGGGCCTCGTCGTCGCGGCGGCGGGCCTTCTGGTCGCGGGCCTCGCGACGAGCTGGCCCATGTTCGTGGTCGGCCGGGCGCTGCAGGGGTTGGGCGGCGGCGCGGTGATGACGACGGGCTACCTCACCGTCCGCCTCGGTTTCCCGGAGCGGCTGCGGGCGCGGGTGCTCGCGCTGATCTCGAGCGCCTGGGTGGTGCCCGCGCTCGTCGGGCCTGCGGTCGCCGGTGTGCTCGCCGATCGCTGGAGCTGGCGCTACGTCTTCGTCGGCCTCGTCCCGCTGCTGCTGGCGGCAGCCGCGCTGATGCTGCCTTCGCTGCGCAAGCTCGGAGGCGCGACGGGCGCGCGCCTCGATCCTCACGTCCTCGTCCGCGCGGTGCAGCTCGCGGCGGGCGTAGGGCTCCTCCTCGCTGGCCTTCAGGGCCGCGGGTGGCACGGCGCCGCTCTCCTGATCGCGGGGATCGGGCTCGCCGTCGCCGCCGCGCGGCACCTCCTCCCCTCGGGAACGCTGCTCGCGGCGCCGGGCCTGCCTGCGGGCCTGCTGACCCGAGGGCTGCTCTGCTTCTGCTACTTCGGCGCGGAGGCGTTCCTTCCACTCGGCCTCACCTCGCTCCGGGGGCTCTCGCCCGGCGGCGCGGGGCTCGCGCTGTCTGCAGCGGCGTGCACGTGGTTCGGCGGGACCTGGCTCTCGGCGCGCCTCGACGCGATGTTCGGGAGCGAGGGCCGACGGCTCCGCGTGATCGGCGGCTTCCTGGTGACGGCGATCGGAGTCATCGGCATGGCGGCGGGCGTCCTGACCTCGACGTTGCCGATCGCTGCGGTGATGGCCTTCTGGGCGCTGGGCGCGCTGGGGATGGGCCTCGTCTACCCCACCCTGTCGGTGATCGTCCTCGGGCTCGCGCCGGCAGGCCAGGAAGGGCGGGCGTCCTCGTCGCTGAATTTCGCGGAGAACGTCGGCATCGCGATGGGCGCCGGATTCGCGAGCGCCGCCGTCGACTGGACGCACGCGCTTGGGTGGTCCCAGCACGGAAGCATCGGCGTGGCCTATCTCGTCGTGATCGTTCCGGGCCTGCTCGGGATCGTGACGGCGTTTCGGGTCTTCCGCGCCCCATCGCTCGTACGCGCCGCGTAG
- a CDS encoding MmcQ/YjbR family DNA-binding protein — protein sequence MKTEPATNPHENALREIALSYPEAYEEFPWGERAIKVRKKVFVFLGSGSESFGISVKLPVSAEAALSLPFAEPTHYGLGKSGWVTARFPAGETPPLPILRAWIEESFRAIAPKTLVAHLDGAAPAPKRAPRSTAPKVAKSPARSTATKVAAKGGASAARSTSTKPASGARSTRGATKGTSEKAKPKRA from the coding sequence ATGAAGACCGAGCCGGCCACGAATCCCCACGAGAACGCCCTGCGGGAGATCGCGCTCTCGTATCCCGAGGCGTACGAGGAGTTTCCCTGGGGTGAGCGCGCGATCAAGGTGCGCAAGAAGGTCTTCGTGTTCCTGGGATCCGGCAGCGAGAGCTTTGGGATCAGCGTCAAGCTGCCGGTGTCCGCCGAGGCCGCGCTCTCGCTTCCCTTCGCCGAGCCGACGCACTACGGGCTCGGCAAGTCTGGCTGGGTGACCGCGAGGTTCCCCGCAGGCGAGACGCCGCCGTTGCCAATCCTGCGCGCCTGGATCGAGGAGAGCTTCCGCGCCATCGCGCCGAAGACCCTGGTCGCCCACCTGGACGGTGCCGCTCCCGCTCCCAAGCGCGCGCCACGGTCCACCGCACCTAAGGTAGCCAAGTCACCGGCCCGCTCCACCGCGACGAAGGTCGCCGCGAAGGGCGGCGCATCCGCGGCCCGCTCCACGTCCACGAAGCCCGCATCTGGGGCCCGATCTACGAGAGGTGCCACGAAGGGCACCTCCGAGAAGGCCAAGCCGAAGCGCGCCTGA
- a CDS encoding PE-PGRS family protein — translation MGPLRLLAVSASIVVSLVAFGAVADEIHVHDAAGLVDAARAAKAGDEIVLATGTYRLSGVSCSAAGTPDAPILVRSAEPLGAHIEFDGVEGFKVSGAHWHFEGLDISGVCADHSDCEHAFHVVGEAHGFVLRASRVRDFNAQLKVNAALVDGRWVQPNDGQIVGCEIFDTEPRRTSNPVTKLNIDSGRSWIVQGSYLHDFEKAGGNRTSYAAFMKSGGEDGLFERNLVVCSTSGSQSGTRVGLSFGGGGTAPQFCAPAFDADVRCDVEHRGGTMRNNIVASCSDVGIYLNRAADTKLLFNTLVATSGIDFHFDTTTGLAHGNLLSGRIRDRDGASHVDGPNLNVPPGFFDRWYRDPAHGDLWPFEDPSASVGSAAAHPDVTDDYCGRTRPENPTQGALEHGLGACKTLPPPGLGTEAGGSGGSGGTDIPDRDGDTGGTGGSDDPWYPEDRVWDDDVVICGCASGSGTGGDALLALLLGLALVLPARPRQEGR, via the coding sequence ATGGGTCCTCTCCGCCTCCTCGCCGTCTCGGCGTCAATCGTCGTCTCACTTGTCGCATTCGGCGCCGTCGCCGACGAGATCCACGTCCACGACGCCGCGGGTCTCGTCGACGCAGCGAGAGCCGCGAAGGCTGGCGACGAGATCGTGCTCGCCACCGGGACGTACCGGCTCTCGGGCGTGAGCTGCTCTGCGGCGGGGACGCCCGACGCGCCCATCCTCGTGCGGTCCGCCGAGCCCCTCGGCGCCCATATCGAGTTCGACGGCGTCGAGGGCTTCAAGGTCAGCGGAGCACACTGGCACTTCGAGGGCCTCGACATCTCGGGCGTATGCGCGGACCACTCGGACTGCGAGCACGCGTTCCACGTCGTCGGCGAGGCCCACGGCTTCGTGCTGCGCGCGAGCCGGGTCCGTGACTTCAACGCCCAGCTCAAGGTGAACGCCGCTCTGGTGGATGGCCGGTGGGTGCAGCCGAACGACGGGCAGATCGTGGGCTGCGAGATCTTCGACACGGAGCCCCGGCGGACCTCGAACCCCGTGACGAAGCTTAACATCGACAGCGGCCGGAGCTGGATCGTGCAAGGCTCCTACCTCCACGACTTCGAGAAGGCCGGCGGCAACCGGACCAGCTACGCCGCGTTCATGAAGAGCGGCGGCGAGGACGGGCTCTTCGAGCGGAACCTCGTGGTGTGCAGCACCTCCGGCAGCCAGAGCGGCACGCGCGTCGGCCTCTCGTTCGGCGGCGGCGGTACCGCGCCGCAGTTCTGCGCGCCGGCCTTCGACGCGGACGTCCGCTGCGACGTGGAACACCGCGGCGGCACGATGCGCAACAACATCGTCGCGAGCTGCTCGGACGTGGGCATCTACCTGAACCGCGCCGCGGACACGAAGCTGCTGTTCAACACGCTGGTGGCGACGAGCGGGATCGACTTCCACTTCGACACGACGACCGGCCTCGCCCACGGCAACCTCCTCTCGGGGAGGATCCGCGACCGCGACGGTGCGAGCCACGTCGACGGTCCGAACCTGAACGTGCCGCCGGGGTTTTTCGACCGCTGGTACAGGGATCCGGCACACGGAGACCTGTGGCCGTTCGAGGACCCCTCGGCGAGCGTGGGGAGCGCTGCCGCACACCCCGACGTCACCGACGACTATTGCGGCCGCACGCGACCGGAGAACCCGACCCAAGGCGCGCTGGAGCACGGACTCGGCGCGTGCAAGACGCTGCCGCCACCCGGCCTCGGGACGGAGGCGGGAGGGAGCGGAGGCTCGGGGGGAACGGACATCCCGGACCGGGACGGAGACACTGGGGGCACCGGAGGATCGGATGATCCGTGGTATCCCGAAGACCGTGTCTGGGACGACGACGTCGTCATTTGCGGCTGCGCGTCCGGAAGCGGAACGGGCGGCGACGCTCTGCTCGCTCTGCTCCTCGGCTTGGCGCTCGTCCTGCCGGCTCGTCCCCGTCAGGAGGGCCGGTAG
- a CDS encoding alpha/beta hydrolase, with translation MSDTNSPAPANRSRPSKKARLLLGLGALIAVIAVAAYATYSGSDEGVLAPCPPPFETLGSGSCLALPPDAEKMVVYLHGMTGLSSWARKEGALVANRAFERGIAVLAPIGTFGGCTWNPKFADWWCWPIAPNQIRETEMLISRIQSDLEEVAARSRPIPTVLAGFSNGGFMAMRLAGHGPEISGLVVAQAGAPEKFSFDGMRPMPTLLLAARGDEWQYPTMQTLRNTLVSQGWAPEWKEREGPHALQPEDVEAVISFVSRLPALPEGSIPSSRSTSAE, from the coding sequence ATGTCCGATACGAATTCGCCGGCCCCGGCGAATCGCTCCCGCCCGTCGAAAAAGGCACGGCTTCTGCTTGGGCTCGGTGCGCTGATCGCCGTCATCGCGGTCGCGGCCTACGCCACCTATTCCGGCTCCGATGAAGGGGTACTCGCTCCGTGCCCTCCACCGTTCGAGACGCTCGGGAGTGGAAGCTGTCTCGCCCTCCCGCCCGACGCCGAGAAGATGGTCGTCTACCTGCATGGGATGACAGGCCTTTCATCGTGGGCTCGAAAGGAAGGCGCGTTGGTCGCAAATCGAGCGTTCGAGCGCGGCATCGCCGTCCTCGCGCCGATCGGCACCTTCGGCGGGTGCACCTGGAATCCGAAATTCGCGGACTGGTGGTGCTGGCCGATCGCTCCCAACCAAATACGGGAGACCGAGATGCTGATCTCGCGGATCCAATCCGACCTCGAGGAGGTCGCCGCGCGCAGCAGGCCCATACCCACCGTGCTGGCCGGCTTCTCCAACGGCGGCTTCATGGCGATGCGGCTTGCCGGACACGGTCCCGAGATCTCGGGTCTCGTCGTGGCGCAGGCTGGAGCTCCCGAAAAGTTCTCATTTGACGGCATGCGCCCGATGCCGACGCTTCTGCTCGCCGCGCGTGGGGACGAGTGGCAATACCCGACGATGCAGACCTTGCGAAACACGCTCGTTTCGCAGGGATGGGCGCCGGAGTGGAAAGAGCGCGAAGGTCCTCACGCCCTGCAACCCGAGGATGTGGAGGCGGTGATTTCGTTCGTCTCCCGCCTCCCGGCTCTCCCGGAGGGATCGATCCCGTCCAGCCGAAGCACCTCGGCCGAATAG
- a CDS encoding alkaline phosphatase encodes MDSSRFKGLAASAVLALGSFASLGCEGPQGIAGVDGQIGEVGPKGDNGDKGAPGEKGDKGDKGAPGDKGAPGDKGTPGDKGDKGDQGDSGVVEPSTDPGPGKLTSGYDQAIENGAPHANRVIFFLGDGMGIPVLTAARIFAHGEDGDLNIDRLPETGFVRTYSRDSRVTDSAPSMAAYMTGIKGNNGVIAMTPETTVGGEGRAVPTLLEWAEAAGWSSGVVTTTRVTHATPAATYSHINDRDDEDTIARQLVPGGFGWNSALGNGLEVVFGGGRSKFVGRPDGRNLVEELKSKGYGYAATTSELAAIPLTGPSQKVLGLFHGSHMSYELDRPASEPSLAEMSTKAVKILQQNPKGFFLMVEGGRIDHALHDTNAKRALKDTIAFDEAIAAVIEEVKKTDPNLEHTLIVVTADHDHTMVHQGYAQRTGKTQPGNAGVLGLVKNYAGSTMGQPTRDADGMPYTILAFGNGPNRIVGSRLNAPLLTDDVTSADNYLQEAAIRMPSGSETHGGTDVAIHAAGFGSDLFHGFMTNTEVFGLLRKATKL; translated from the coding sequence TTGGATTCTTCCCGTTTCAAGGGGCTGGCCGCGAGCGCGGTCCTGGCCCTCGGCAGCTTCGCCTCCCTCGGCTGCGAAGGTCCTCAGGGCATCGCTGGCGTGGACGGTCAAATCGGCGAGGTCGGCCCGAAGGGCGACAACGGCGACAAGGGCGCTCCTGGCGAGAAGGGCGACAAGGGAGACAAGGGCGCTCCCGGTGACAAGGGCGCTCCTGGCGACAAGGGCACTCCCGGCGACAAGGGAGACAAGGGCGACCAGGGAGACTCCGGCGTCGTCGAGCCCTCCACGGATCCCGGTCCCGGCAAGCTGACGTCGGGCTACGACCAGGCCATCGAAAACGGCGCTCCCCACGCGAACCGCGTGATCTTCTTCCTCGGCGACGGCATGGGCATCCCGGTCCTGACGGCGGCCCGCATCTTCGCCCACGGCGAGGACGGCGACCTCAACATCGATCGCCTCCCCGAGACCGGCTTCGTCCGGACCTACTCGCGGGACTCCCGCGTCACCGACAGCGCGCCCTCGATGGCCGCGTACATGACGGGCATCAAGGGCAACAACGGCGTGATCGCGATGACCCCGGAGACGACCGTCGGCGGCGAGGGCCGTGCAGTGCCCACCCTGCTCGAGTGGGCAGAGGCGGCGGGCTGGTCTTCCGGCGTCGTCACCACCACGCGGGTCACGCACGCGACGCCGGCCGCGACCTACTCGCACATCAACGACCGCGACGACGAGGACACCATCGCGCGGCAGCTCGTCCCCGGCGGCTTCGGCTGGAACTCGGCCCTCGGCAACGGCCTCGAGGTCGTCTTCGGCGGCGGCCGCTCCAAGTTCGTCGGCCGCCCCGACGGGCGGAACCTCGTGGAGGAGCTCAAGTCCAAGGGCTACGGCTACGCCGCCACCACCTCCGAGCTCGCCGCGATCCCGCTGACCGGCCCCTCGCAGAAGGTGCTCGGCCTGTTCCACGGCAGCCACATGTCCTACGAGCTCGACCGTCCCGCCAGCGAGCCCAGCCTCGCGGAGATGTCGACCAAGGCGGTGAAGATCCTCCAGCAGAATCCGAAGGGCTTCTTCCTGATGGTCGAAGGCGGCCGCATCGACCACGCCCTCCACGACACCAACGCCAAGAGGGCGCTGAAGGACACCATCGCCTTCGACGAGGCCATCGCCGCGGTCATCGAAGAGGTGAAGAAGACCGACCCGAACCTCGAGCACACGCTGATCGTCGTCACCGCCGACCACGACCACACGATGGTCCACCAGGGCTACGCGCAGCGCACCGGCAAGACGCAGCCGGGCAACGCGGGCGTCCTCGGCCTGGTGAAGAACTACGCCGGTAGCACGATGGGCCAGCCCACCCGTGACGCCGACGGCATGCCGTACACGATCCTCGCCTTCGGCAACGGCCCGAACCGCATCGTCGGCTCGCGCCTCAACGCGCCGCTCCTCACGGACGACGTCACCAGCGCCGACAACTACCTGCAGGAGGCGGCGATCCGCATGCCCTCGGGCTCCGAGACGCACGGCGGCACCGACGTCGCGATCCACGCGGCGGGATTCGGCTCCGACCTCTTCCACGGCTTCATGACCAACACGGAGGTCTTCGGACTCCTCCGCAAGGCCACCAAGCTCTAG
- a CDS encoding TetR/AcrR family transcriptional regulator: MSEVRARQSDRSLAKREQILDGAVSVFREVGYERASVDSIAARAGVSKATIYNHFRDKSALFLATVELENREIRGKFLALLETPTGDIQADLRRIGELLARLVTSPSNVLRHRIVTAEAGRFPELGRSLYECSILAARRRMATFFERAAALGLLEVPEPMHAAIDFGALCVENPLRMLLLGVEEEATEEMIAREVERAVRTFLRAYRPS; the protein is encoded by the coding sequence ATGAGCGAAGTGCGTGCGAGGCAGTCCGATCGATCCCTCGCGAAGCGCGAACAGATCCTGGACGGTGCGGTGAGCGTCTTTCGCGAAGTGGGATACGAGCGGGCGAGCGTGGACTCGATCGCCGCCCGCGCCGGGGTCTCGAAGGCGACCATCTACAACCACTTCCGGGACAAGTCGGCGCTCTTCCTCGCAACGGTCGAGCTGGAGAACCGGGAGATCCGCGGTAAGTTCCTCGCCCTCCTCGAGACGCCCACCGGCGACATCCAGGCGGACCTGCGCCGGATCGGCGAGCTGCTCGCCCGCCTGGTCACGTCGCCGAGCAACGTGCTCCGGCACCGCATCGTGACCGCGGAGGCGGGACGGTTCCCGGAGCTCGGCCGCTCGCTCTACGAATGCAGCATCCTCGCCGCCCGGCGTAGGATGGCGACCTTCTTCGAGAGGGCGGCGGCTCTCGGCCTACTGGAGGTCCCAGAGCCCATGCACGCGGCGATCGACTTCGGCGCCCTCTGCGTCGAGAACCCGCTGCGGATGCTGCTGCTCGGGGTCGAGGAGGAGGCCACGGAGGAGATGATCGCCAGGGAAGTGGAGCGCGCGGTCCGCACCTTCCTGCGTGCCTACCGGCCCTCCTGA
- a CDS encoding efflux RND transporter periplasmic adaptor subunit, with protein MKTLKHLPVPGLLLSALIASACGAGSAPPPAPGPVEVGVLTLAVEPVTQLRELPGRTAPFRIAEVRARVNGIVLQRLFEEGGDVKEGQSLFKIDALPYQATLASAEASLARARASAESSKLLAERYAGLLDSNAVSKQEYDNAVAAQKAALADVAAGQAAVQAARINLGYTRVDSPIAGRIGRSEVTEGAYVQQGQATLMATVQQLDPIYVDLTQSSAEGLRLQRRLESGELVRTEGGAKVRLILEDGTTYSEMGTLQFSGVTVNPGTGSITLRALFPNPRKELLPGMFVRARLEEGTTPEALLVPQVAVRRDSQGKATVMVVGAEDKVELRPVEAPRAIGDKWQVTEGLSPGDRVIVEGVQKVRPGRQVIAVPAVGAAPRE; from the coding sequence GTGAAAACGTTGAAGCACCTGCCAGTTCCCGGCCTCCTCCTGTCCGCCCTAATCGCCTCCGCCTGCGGGGCCGGGAGCGCCCCTCCCCCGGCACCGGGCCCCGTAGAGGTCGGCGTGCTGACCCTCGCGGTGGAGCCCGTGACCCAGCTCCGCGAGCTCCCCGGCCGCACGGCGCCCTTCCGCATCGCCGAGGTGCGCGCGCGGGTGAACGGCATCGTCCTCCAGCGCCTCTTCGAGGAAGGCGGCGACGTGAAGGAGGGTCAGTCGCTCTTCAAGATCGACGCCCTCCCCTACCAGGCCACCCTCGCGAGCGCCGAGGCGAGCCTGGCGCGTGCCCGGGCCAGCGCGGAGTCCAGCAAGCTCCTCGCCGAGCGATACGCCGGCCTCCTCGACTCCAACGCGGTGAGCAAGCAGGAGTACGACAACGCCGTCGCCGCACAGAAGGCCGCGCTCGCCGACGTGGCGGCCGGGCAGGCTGCGGTGCAGGCGGCCCGGATCAACCTCGGCTACACCCGGGTCGACTCGCCCATCGCCGGGCGGATCGGCCGCTCCGAGGTGACCGAGGGCGCCTACGTCCAGCAGGGGCAGGCCACCTTGATGGCCACCGTGCAGCAGCTCGATCCGATCTACGTCGACCTGACCCAGTCGAGCGCCGAAGGGCTTCGGCTGCAGCGCCGGCTCGAGAGCGGCGAGCTCGTCCGCACCGAGGGCGGCGCCAAGGTGCGCCTGATCCTCGAGGACGGGACCACCTACTCCGAGATGGGCACGCTCCAGTTCTCCGGCGTCACCGTGAACCCCGGCACCGGCTCGATCACGCTGCGGGCGCTCTTTCCCAACCCGAGGAAGGAGCTGCTCCCCGGGATGTTCGTACGCGCGAGGCTCGAGGAGGGCACCACGCCCGAGGCGCTCCTCGTCCCGCAGGTGGCGGTGCGCCGTGATTCCCAGGGCAAGGCGACCGTGATGGTCGTGGGCGCCGAGGACAAGGTCGAGCTCCGCCCGGTGGAGGCGCCTCGCGCCATCGGCGACAAGTGGCAGGTGACCGAGGGGCTCTCCCCCGGCGATCGCGTGATCGTCGAAGGAGTCCAGAAGGTGCGCCCCGGCCGCCAGGTGATCGCCGTCCCTGCGGTTGGCGCCGCTCCGCGCGAATAG
- a CDS encoding alkaline phosphatase, with product MSIKVSVLAALLLAASPAAAAPAKNVIFFLGDGMGPTTVTASRIYGYGEAGKLSMEQLPRTARIKTFSLDAQTTDSAPSMAAYMTGVKMRNEVLSMTSETVSRIEADGHCAPTGNGTPVPTFLEHAKAAGKAVGVVTTTELTHATPAATYSHICNRNLAYDISAQAAPGGAGYNTALGNGVDVLLGGGANHWVAADAANPTGRPDGRNLVGEMQAAGYSYVNNGAGLRGLPASTTKLLGLFSKTSHMSYEIDRDPAAEPSLAEMTVKAIEVLKKASAGTGQGFFLMVEGGRIDHALHDTKAQKALVDTLAFDSAIKAAMDLVDLRDTLIVVTADHDHTMTMNGYGQRGQGTHVLDVVRDPETGAPLVDADGYPYPTLVFGTGPNRPLVRTATDTLNLLDKNFTHISAVRTGAGGETHGGGDVMLMAGGAGAERFKGTLDNTRVFDILMNAAEL from the coding sequence ATGAGCATCAAGGTTTCCGTCCTCGCGGCCCTCCTGTTGGCCGCGTCCCCTGCCGCCGCCGCCCCGGCGAAGAACGTCATCTTCTTCCTGGGCGACGGCATGGGCCCCACCACCGTCACCGCGAGCCGCATCTACGGCTACGGCGAGGCCGGCAAGCTCTCGATGGAGCAGCTTCCGCGCACTGCCCGCATCAAGACCTTCTCCCTCGACGCGCAGACCACCGACAGCGCTCCCTCCATGGCCGCGTACATGACGGGCGTGAAGATGCGCAACGAGGTGCTCTCGATGACCTCCGAGACCGTCTCGCGGATCGAGGCCGACGGTCACTGCGCCCCCACCGGCAACGGCACGCCGGTGCCGACGTTCCTCGAGCACGCCAAGGCGGCGGGCAAGGCGGTGGGCGTCGTCACCACCACGGAGCTCACGCACGCCACGCCGGCCGCGACCTACTCCCATATCTGCAACCGCAACCTCGCCTACGACATCTCCGCCCAGGCGGCACCCGGCGGCGCGGGCTACAACACGGCCCTCGGCAACGGCGTCGACGTGCTCCTCGGCGGCGGCGCCAACCACTGGGTCGCCGCCGACGCAGCCAACCCCACCGGCCGCCCCGACGGGCGCAACCTGGTCGGTGAGATGCAGGCTGCGGGCTACTCCTACGTGAACAACGGAGCCGGCCTCCGCGGCCTCCCCGCCTCGACCACCAAGCTCCTCGGTCTCTTCTCCAAGACGAGCCACATGAGCTACGAGATCGACAGGGATCCGGCCGCCGAGCCCAGCCTCGCCGAGATGACGGTGAAGGCGATCGAGGTGCTGAAGAAGGCCTCCGCCGGCACCGGCCAGGGCTTCTTCCTCATGGTCGAGGGTGGCCGCATCGACCACGCTCTCCACGACACCAAGGCGCAGAAGGCGCTCGTCGACACGCTGGCTTTCGACTCCGCCATCAAGGCCGCGATGGATCTGGTGGACCTGCGTGACACGCTGATCGTCGTCACCGCCGATCACGACCACACCATGACCATGAACGGCTACGGCCAGCGCGGCCAGGGCACCCACGTCCTCGACGTCGTCCGCGACCCCGAGACCGGCGCCCCCCTCGTCGACGCGGACGGCTACCCCTACCCGACCCTCGTCTTCGGCACCGGCCCGAACCGCCCGCTGGTCCGCACCGCTACGGACACCCTGAACCTCCTCGACAAGAACTTCACGCACATCTCCGCCGTGCGGACGGGCGCCGGCGGCGAGACCCACGGCGGCGGCGACGTCATGCTCATGGCGGGAGGCGCCGGCGCGGAGCGGTTCAAGGGCACCCTGGACAACACGAGGGTCTTCGACATCCTCATGAACGCGGCGGAGCTGTAA
- a CDS encoding radical SAM protein, producing MRYEGKIYRPPSEADAYILQATIGCSWNHCTYCDMYREKKYRVRDLDETLLDVRAAGAALGREVEKVFVADGDALGMDLDHWEAILAACRDAFPRLRRVSAYATAMNLNEKSVEELERLRHLGLTQLYIGPESGDDVTSKRIAKGATFAEHAEAGRRARAAGIPLSAIFLLGVGGLERSREHAEQSAALITEMDPAFVSMLTLTVVPGTPLAKLEASDRFELPTVAQMLGELRVMVSQARPTDALFRTNHASNYLPLAGRLPADRERIVATIDRALSGELKLRPEWARGL from the coding sequence ATGCGCTACGAAGGGAAGATCTACCGACCCCCCAGCGAGGCCGACGCGTACATCCTGCAGGCCACGATCGGCTGCTCGTGGAACCACTGCACGTACTGCGACATGTACCGCGAGAAGAAGTACCGGGTGCGGGATCTGGACGAGACGCTGCTGGACGTGCGCGCGGCGGGAGCGGCGCTGGGCCGCGAGGTGGAGAAGGTCTTCGTGGCGGACGGAGACGCGCTCGGGATGGACCTCGACCACTGGGAGGCGATCCTCGCGGCGTGCCGCGACGCCTTCCCGCGGCTTCGGCGGGTGAGCGCGTACGCGACGGCGATGAACCTGAACGAGAAGAGCGTCGAGGAGCTCGAGCGGCTGCGACACCTGGGCCTCACACAGCTCTACATCGGCCCGGAGTCGGGCGACGACGTGACGTCGAAGCGCATCGCCAAAGGCGCGACGTTCGCGGAACACGCAGAGGCCGGGCGCCGCGCCCGCGCTGCCGGCATCCCGCTCTCGGCGATCTTCCTCCTCGGGGTCGGCGGCCTGGAGCGGAGCCGCGAGCACGCGGAGCAATCGGCGGCGCTGATCACCGAGATGGATCCGGCCTTCGTTTCCATGCTCACGCTGACGGTCGTGCCCGGCACGCCGCTCGCGAAGCTCGAGGCGAGCGACCGCTTCGAGCTCCCGACCGTGGCGCAGATGCTCGGCGAGCTTCGGGTGATGGTGTCGCAGGCGCGGCCCACCGACGCGCTCTTCCGCACGAACCACGCGTCGAACTACCTGCCGCTCGCTGGGAGGCTGCCGGCGGATCGGGAGCGAATCGTCGCCACGATCGACCGCGCGCTGTCGGGCGAGCTCAAGCTCCGGCCGGAGTGGGCGCGAGGGCTATGA
- a CDS encoding GIY-YIG nuclease family protein → MPTNETRAYKGFRPRMGVYAIRHLPSGRTLLGWSPHLQGNLNRHRFQLVLGNHPLKALQGDWLRDGADAFAFEILDELEPHPDRPGEVPEDDLAALEAMWRERLGLNEETTYA, encoded by the coding sequence ATGCCGACGAACGAAACCCGGGCCTACAAAGGCTTTCGACCGAGGATGGGCGTCTACGCCATCCGCCACCTTCCCTCGGGCCGCACGCTCCTCGGCTGGAGCCCGCACCTGCAGGGAAACCTGAACCGACACCGCTTCCAGCTCGTGCTGGGCAACCACCCGCTGAAGGCCCTGCAGGGCGATTGGCTTCGGGACGGCGCCGATGCCTTCGCCTTCGAGATTCTCGACGAGCTCGAGCCCCATCCCGATCGGCCCGGCGAGGTGCCGGAGGATGACTTGGCGGCGCTCGAAGCCATGTGGCGCGAGCGGCTTGGACTCAACGAGGAAACCACCTACGCCTGA